From the genome of Nicotiana sylvestris chromosome 2, ASM39365v2, whole genome shotgun sequence, one region includes:
- the LOC104217154 gene encoding uncharacterized protein, with amino-acid sequence MPPYEALYGRKCRTPLCWNEVGERKFVGPEIVQQTEDKVKIIKDRLKISSDRQKSYADLKRREIEHQVGDKVFLKVSPWKKIMRFGQKGKLSPRFIGPYEILERICPIAYKLALPPELGNIYNVFHVSMLRKYRSDPSHVLPIESIEVNPDLTYEEEPIQILAREIKELRKKRIPLVKVLWRNHSGEEATWEREEDMRVQYPHLFRD; translated from the coding sequence ATGCCTccttatgaagctttatatgggagaAAATGTAGAACGCCTCTTTGTTGGAATGAGGTTGGTGAAAGAAAATTTGTGGGTCCTGAGATTGTGCAACAAACTGAagataaggtaaaaatcatcaaGGATCGTTTGAAAATTTCTTCAGACAGACAAAAGTCTTATGCTGATCTTAAAAGACGTGAAATTGAGCATCAGGTGGGCGATAAGGTATTTTTAAAGGTTTCTCCATGGAAGAAGATTATGAGATTTGGCCAAAAAGGTAAACTTAGCCCTCGATTTATTGGACCTTATGAAATACTTGAAAGAATTTGTCCGATTGCATATAAGCTAGCTTTGCCACCTGAATTAGGTAATATCTACAACgtctttcatgtttctatgcttcgaaaaTACCGCtcagatccatctcatgttcttcCTATTGAGTCTATTGAGGTTAATCCTGATTTGACATATGAAGAAGAACCAATTCAAATCTTAGCGCGGGAGATAAAAGAGCTTAGAAAAAAGAGAATCCCATTAGTGAAGGTTCTTTGGAGAAATCATTCAGGCGAAGAAGCTACCTGGGAGCGAGAAGAGGATATGCGAGTTCAATATCCACATTTGTTTCGGGACTAG